One genomic window of Anthonomus grandis grandis chromosome 3, icAntGran1.3, whole genome shotgun sequence includes the following:
- the LOC126734547 gene encoding probable 2-oxoglutarate dehydrogenase E1 component DHKTD1 homolog, mitochondrial isoform X2 has protein sequence MYVQLCRLRCKNVLKKCGFVRFYQSDNVFGYKKPSKTTFNISEKWLENRQKSSNLYRLVTAYRQHGHKLANVDPISLLDDISHNEGTELNIARYGFTDPSEQIDLPAGIVNMPKDKVSISELVEFLSQTYCNYTSIEYQYIENEEEREWLSQEYEHLSTQELEKNVKITLAKELLRSEEFDHFMAKKFASVKRYGGEGAESMMGFFREIFELAAKDTLQHIVLAMPHRGRLNLLTGLLNYPPAQIFNKLRGNPDFPDDYVCSGDVLSHIISSTNLSYEDSKSVHVSVLYNPSHLEAVNPVSMGKTRAKQLGVKDGAYNISSNLSDKVLNIQVHGDAALIGQGVNQESLELMTTPHFEVGGTVHFVVNNQLGFTTPGQRGRSSRYCTDLAKIVEAPVVHVNGDHPEAVLKATRLAFNYQRRFRKDVFIDMNCFRRWGHNEMDDPTFTNPATYAIIHQKRSVPDSYSQQLIDEGILTHQQCQDIRGEHFDWLNEELGQSENWLPKDVYFKSQWTGFGQAPAAVTVWDTGIDVDLMTFIGEKSVKYPESFKIHPTVQRGHVKNRLARIGEGLKVDWSTAEALAIGSLLFEGYNVRISGQDVGRGTFSQRHAMLVDQDSNSIYIPLNHLHGEQKGFLEVANSILSEEAVLGFEYGMSIENPNNLIVWEAQFGDFFNGAQIIFDTFISTGEAKWIYQSGLTVLLPHGYDGAGPEHSSSKLERFLQMTDSKEDGVDGDDVNMQVCQPSTPAQYFHLLRRQMVRNYRKPLIVITPKTLLRAPECVSTFGDMTKGSHFRPVLGDPIVDPLRAKRVLLTSGKHFYSLVRERQTIGANDAAIVRVESFCPFPTQELTQELSNYKNAKKFIWCQEEPQNMGAWTFFKRRFENLVGKPVMYCGRPTAAAPAAGVAKLHKQQETEILTKPFVL, from the exons tTTCAGAAAAATGGTTAGAAAACCGTCAAAAATCCAGCAATTTATACAGACTGGTAACGGCTTATAGGCAACATGGACACAAACTGGCCAACGTCGATCCGATTTCATTACTCGATGACATTTCCCATAA tGAGGGGACTGAATTAAATATCGCTCGATACGGTTTCACCGATCCAAGTGAACAAATCGATTTGCCGGCAGGTATTGTTAACATGCCAAAGGATAAAGTATCGATAAGCGAGTTAGTCGAATTCCTGAGCCAAACTTATTGTAACTACACTAGTATAGAGTATCAGTATATAGAG AATGAGGAAGAGCGCGAGTGGTTATCACAAGAATACGAGCACCTGTCAAcacaagaattggaaaaaaacgtgaaaatcACGCTGGCCAAGGAGCTGCTCAGGTCCGAAGAGTTCGACCATTTTATGGCCAAAAAGTTTGCCAGTGTTAAACGTTATGGGGGAGAGGGCGCGGAGAGCATGATGGGGTTTTTTAGGGAAATATTCGAGTTGGCCGCGAAGG ACACGTTGCAGCACATTGTATTGGCGATGCCGCATAGGGGACGCCTCAATCTGCTTACGGGACTGCTCAACTACCCTCCGGCccaaatatttaacaaactaAGGGGCAATCCGGATTTCCCGGACGACTACGTTTGTTCCGGTGACGTGCTTAGCCATATTA ttTCTTCCACAAACTTGTCTTATGAAGACAGTAAATCAGTGCACGTGTCAGTATTATACAATCCCTCGCACTTGGAGGCCGTCAATCCAGTTTCCATGGGAAAAACCAGAGCGAAACAATTGGGAGTGAAAGATGGTGCTTACAACATCAGCTCGAATTTGAGTGATAAAGTGCTGAATATACAG GTCCACGGGGACGCAGCCCTAATAGGCCAAGGCGTCAACCAAGAGTCCCTAGAACTGATGACGACGCCGCACTTTGAGGTGGGCGGTACCGTCCATTTTGTCGTCAATAATCAACTGGGGTTCACCACGCCCGGCCAAAGAGGTCGCTCCTCTCGTTACTGTACCGATTTGGCGAAAATCGTTGAGGCACCGGTCGTTCACGTCAACGGAGACCACCCCGAG GCAGTGCTGAAAGCCACCAGGTTGGCCTTCAACTATCAAAGGAGGTTCAGGAAGGACGTTTTTATCGATATGAACTGCTTTAGGAGGTGGGGCCATAACGAGATGGACGATCCTACTTTTACCAATCCGGCCACCTATGCTATTATCCATCAGAAAAG GTCAGTTCCCGACTCGTATTCTCAACAACTGATCGACGAGGGCATCCTCACGCATCAACAGTGCCAAGATATACGGGGCGAGCATTTCGATTGGCTTAACGAAGAGCTTGGGCAGTCCGAAAACTGGCTCCCAAAG GACGTCTATTTTAAATCCCAATGGACGGGATTCGGTCAGGCCCCGGCGGCTGTGACCGTCTGGGATACGGGAATCGACGTGGACCTGATGACGTTCATCGGAGAGAAATCCGTAAAGTATCCGGAAAGTTTC aaaatccatCCGACGGTTCAAAGGGGTCACGTGAAAAACCGTTTGGCGCGAATCGGCGAGGGGTTGAAAGTTGATTGGTCGACCGCCGAGGCTCTGGCAATCGGTTCGCTCCTGTTCGAAG GTTATAACGTTCGAATCAGCGGACAGGACGTGGGACGTGGCACGTTCTCCCAGCGACACGCCATGCTGGTCGACCAAGATAGCAACAGTATTTACATTCCTCTTAATCACCTCCATGGGGAGCAAAAGGGGTTCTTGGAGGTGGCCAACAGTATTTTATCGGAGGAGGCCGTGCTGGGTTTCGAATACGGGATGAGCATCGAGAATCCGAACAATTTGATCGTGTGGGAGGCCCAATTTGGGGATTTTTTCAACGGGGCCCAGATCATTTTCGATACGTTCATTAGCACCGGAGAAG CGAAATGGATTTACCAAAGTGGTTTGACGGTTTTATTGCCGCACGGTTACGACGGCGCGGGTCCGGAGCACAGCTCCTCCAAACTGGAAAGATTCCTCCAGATGACCGACTCGAAAGAAGACGGCGTCGACGGTGATGACGTCAACATGCAGGTGTGCCAACCGAGTACACCCGCACAGTACTTTCATTTGTTACGCCGACAA ATGGTGAGGAACTACAGGAAACCGTTGATCGTGATTACGCCGAAAACGCTCTTGAGAGCCCCGGAGTGCGTTTCTACGTTCGGCGATATGACTAAAGGGAGCCATTTTAGGCCAGTTTTAG GTGATCCAATTGTGGATCCCTTAAGGGCCAAACGGGTCCTACTTACTTCCGGCAAACACTTTTACTCCCTAGTGAGGGAAAGGCAGACTATTGGGGCAAACGATGCGGCCATAGTAAGGGTCGAATCGTTCTGCCCTTTTCCCACCCAAGAACTCACGCAAGAGCTGTCCAACTATAAAAATGCCAAAA aattcatTTGGTGCCAAGAAGAACCGCAAAATATGGGGGCGTGGACGTTCTTCAAAAGACGCTTCGAGAATCTCGTGGGGAAACCG GTTATGTACTGTGGCCGTCCAACTGCGGCTGCGCCGGCCGCGGGCGTGGCCAAACTGCACAAGCAACAGGAAACGGAAATACTCACCAAACCGtttgttttgtaa
- the LOC126734554 gene encoding uncharacterized protein LOC126734554 isoform X2, whose translation MDKMFSRMENKGYHKETETGTELNKVTVNGHVKATTTCSPEVCRSARQRFQPPDLSGNPWNQKKTIFFITVIVLLIVWIIVYTIVSELKMV comes from the coding sequence ATGGAGAACAAGGGTTACCATAAAGAAACCGAAACCGGTACCGAGTTGAACAAAGTGACGGTCAACGGTCACGTGAAGGCGACGACCACGTGTTCACCCGAAGTTTGCCGATCGGCCCGGCAACGTTTCCAACCCCCCGATTTATCCGGCAACCCCTGGAACcagaaaaaaacgattttcttcATCACCGTCATCGTCCTACTGATCGTCTGGATTATCGTTTATACTATCGTTAGCGAACTGAAAATGGTGTGa
- the LOC126734546 gene encoding uncharacterized protein LOC126734546, with translation MSTNQPVAAKLIKKRQSYIKRLEAIYNLAIECQNHPSKLNLLRARAEDFPSICSSFETLHLDILACSDDDKQDEQHSLGNTFDEMKYVVHSLLRELLPPVDVVPKSGCKSNNHSFSELPSDDHDHDLDLPRIKVPVFSGNRRDWPAFYDLFRTLVHEKRSLSDIQRFQHLQMAVQGEAAELIRNIALTEANYPVAFNALIERFENKRALATDYWLAIYNAPPAKTHSAGDLRRLITTFSQNMEALNSLQGIDLWDFTKLNLLLQKIDPSLKTQFEIECSDKPIPRYGDLTRFLNKTCKALENSVLLNEPKVVSQSNSKQKESYDPNRSKRVLPAKAYMTNTEQKCLFCNLSSHPLVKCAKFIEAEVSARYSFVKQQHMCFNCFSRTHSVPRCLGTKVCKICSKKHHTLLHFQPINDVPNVSEVKEPPTVNATSVVPCLTSVLSHEEPTLFATAEISVYNISQDLFPCRAMLDCASVANFVTLSCVQQLALPITPSQIPIQGINNMSTASSLGTVKLKVLSTTGPCLEFEAIVVHSICENTPTFPINPSKWKHLRGLELADKNFAVPHGIDLLLGVPLFSEIILPGFRKSINGSPCAIKTIFGWILIGGNNTPTNEFVSLCTYVPSTIPVESPLDINLHKSWELEDVPDKVLLSPEEQKCEDFFVSTCSQKPDGRYVVRLPFKQPDIDLGDTKHQALRRFNLLENRLIRNPSLRSLYNDFMQDYLDQNHMIPCTSADNLSYYFPHHCVVKDDSGTTKIRVVFDGSSKGSNNLSLNDVLLPGPKLQNDIVTILLTFRFFPIVFSTDIRQMYRMIGIHEQDLKYQKILWRFDPSNPIQEYTLCTVTYGLNCSPYLAIRTLHQLAKDYGKEFPLARDILLKSTYVDDIIGLGHSVKGILELQKQLTDLLFCGGFELRKWTSNCKELLSLVPESHQHNISFNDNANCTLKILGLQWNPVLDVFSYSVKPIARECTKRVILSEIAKIYDPLGFVAPVVLVAKCLIQRLWIQGVGWDEVPTSDVVNQWQVYVSQLPLLSSFAIPRHVTISDAVCTELHGYCDASLLVYGGVLYMRQIDSEGNVHVNLLCAKSKVCPLKVLSVPRLETCAALLLSNLMHFVITNSPIKFDRIYAWSDSSVALYWIKSHPSRLKTFVANRVQQIQDRIPPNRWFHISGVGNPADCLSRSLLPKQLLDHPLWFNGPPWLKLSHELWPTPLEFDPKDNPIALQEERKVTCNLTIPENSCVVIRLLERFSSLKTVQHIVAYCIRFRDKGLKKRSLPLSQSLSADEIYQATCIIVKSVQDKVFVEEIKCLKTNLATPKPFRKLAPFLDSHGVVRVGGRLRHSDLPFDAKHPMLLPRDHRLTSLIIEMFHKDHGHPGPRLLQYLLRQQFWILSIGRAVNSVLSQCFRCHRVKPIPFSPFMSDIPKVRISQVKPFSQCGVDYMGPIPLTMSRRRGVQSQKGYICLFVCMVTKALHLEVASDLSSECFLAAFRRFVSRRGRCSDMYSDQGTNFVGASRMLLSYLQGSAETLHIQWHFNPPSAPHFGGLWEAGVKSVKAHLARVIGQQVLSFEEMSTVLAQCEAILNSRPLCEMSPNPNDLECLTPGHFLTMEALTAPPDEALIDIPFHRLKRWQLIQQLHQSFWKRWSLEYLNRLQQRNKWTLPDRCPKVSSLVVIKDNNQPPLNWLIGRLERIYSSPDNVPRVVQIRTTKGLLDRPLIKEFCYGNPYQV, from the coding sequence ATGTCTACAAATCAGCCAGTAGCagctaaattaataaagaagcGTCAGTCCTATATTAAACGATTAGAAGCCATATATAATTTGGCTATTGAGTGTCAAAACCATCCTTCCAAGTTGAATTTACTGAGAGCCCGCGCTGAGGATTTCCCTAGTATTTGTTCTTCTTTTGAGACTTTGCATTTAGACATTTTAGCTTGCTCTGATGATGACAAACAGGATGAGCAACATTCTCTTGGAAATACCTTTGATGAAATGAAATATGTTGTTCATTCCTTGCTTCGAGAGTTACTCCCTCCAGTAGATGTTGTACCAAAAAGTGGCTGCAAAAGCAACAACCACTCCTTTAGTGAATTGCCAAGTGATGATCATGATCATGATCTTGACCTACCTAGAATTAAAGTCCCTGTCTTTTCTGGGAACAGAAGAGACTGGCCTGCCTTTTATGATCTATTTCGAACCCTTGTCCATGAGAAAAGATCCCTTTCTGATATACAAAGATTCCAACATCTCCAAATGGCTGTTCAAGGCGAAGCAGCTGAGCTTATTAGAAACATTGCCTTAACTGAAGCTAATTATCCTGtggcttttaatgctttaattGAGCGTTTTGAGAATAAGAGAGCCCTAGCAACTGACTATTGGCTAGCTATATATAATGCACCTCCAGCCAAAACTCACTCTGCCGGTGATCTGAGAAGACTTATCACTACCTTTTCCCAAAATATGGAGGCTTTAAATTCCTTGCAAGGAATTGATTTGTGGGAttttaccaaattaaatttgctattgcaaaaaattgacCCTTCCTTAAAAACCCAATTTGAAATTGAATGCAGTGATAAACCCATTCCCAGATATGGAGATTTGACtagatttttaaacaaaacatgtAAAGCCTTGGAAAATAGTGTCCTTCTTAATGAGCCCAAAGTAGTATCTCAATCCAATTCGAAACAAAAGGAATCTTATGACCCTAATAGATCTAAAAGAGTGCTTCCAGCCAAAGCTTATATGACCAATACCGAGCAGAAATGTTTGTTCTGCAACCTGAGTTCACACCCCCTTGTAAAGTGTGCCAAGTTTATTGAAGCAGAGGTTTCAGCAAGATATTCCTTTGTTAAACAGCAGCATATGTGTTTCAATTGTTTCTCCAGGACTCATAGTGTTCCTAGATGTCTTGGAACCAAGGtttgtaaaatttgttccaAGAAACACCATACTTTGCTGCACTTCCAACCTATCAATGATGTTCCCAATGTTAGTGAAGTCAAGGAACCCCCTACTGTTAATGCCACTTCTGTAGTGCCTTGCTTGACAAGTGTGCTTTCCCATGAAGAACCTACTTTGTTTGCTACAGCTGAAATATCAGTGTACAATATTTCTCAAGATTTGTTTCCTTGTCGTGCTATGCTTGACTGTGCTAGTGTGGCTAATTTTGTGACCTTATCTTGTGTACAGCAACTTGCTCTACCCATTACACCTAGCCAAATTCCTATTCAAGGCATAAACAATATGTCTACAGCTTCGTCATTAGGTACGGTTAAGCTAAAGGTTTTGTCCACAACTGGCCCATGTTTGGAATTTGAAGCAATTGTTGTGCATTCCATTTGTGAAAATACCCCAACCTTTCCAATTAATCCCTCCAAGTGGAAACATTTGAGAGGTCTTGAATTAGCCGACAAGAATTTTGCTGTACCCCATGGTATAGATTTGCTCCTAGGTGTTCCTTTGTTTTCTGAGATTATTCTCCCAGGTTTTAGGAAAAGTATCAATGGTAGTCCATGTGCTATTAAAACCATATTTGGATGGATTTTAATAGGTGGCAATAATACTCCCACTAATGAATTTGTGTCATTGTGTACCTATGTGCCAAGTACCATCCCAGTTGAAAGTCCTCTTGATATCAATTTGCATAAATCTTGGGAGCTTGAGGATGTTCCAGATAAGGTTCTCTTGAGTCCTGAGGAACAGAAATGTGAAGATTTCTTTGTTTCCACTTGTTCTCAAAAACCTGATGGACGCTATGTAGTGCGTCTTCCCTTTAAGCAACCAGACATTGACTTGGGTGATACCAAACATCAAGCCTTGAGACGTTTCAATTTGTTGGAGAACAGATTGATTAGAAATCCAAGTCTTCGAAGCTTGTATAACGATTTTATGCAAGATTATTTGGATCAAAACCACATGATACCCTGTACTTCCGCTGACAATCTTTCATATTATTTTCCTCACCATTGTGTTGTCAAAGATGACAGTGGAACTACTAAAATTAGAGTTGTATTTGACGGATCCTCAAAAGGCTCTAATAACCTTAgcttaaatgatgttttattgCCAGGTCCAAAACTCCAAAACGATATTGTTACCATTTTGTTAACCTTTAGATTTTTCCCCATTGTGTTTAGCACCGATATTCGCCAAATGTATAGAATGATTGGCATCCATGAACAagatttaaaataccaaaagatTTTATGGAGGTTTGATCCTTCAAACCCTATTCAAGAATATACCTTGTGTACTGTCACTTATGGTCTAAATTGTAGTCCATATTTGGCAATCCGAACCTTACACCAATTAGCCAAGGATTATGGAAAAGAATTCCCCCTTGCTCGTGACATTCTTTTAAAGTCAACTTACGTGGATGATATAATTGGTCTTGGTCATTCAGTTAAAGGAATCTTAGAACTTCAGAAGCAATTAACAGATTTACTCTTTTGCGGTGGGTTTGAGCTTCGAAAGTGGACCTCTAATTGTAAGGAGTTGTTATCCCTAGTGCCTGAATCACATCAACACAACATCTCCTTTAATGACAATGCCAATTGTACCTTAAAAATTCTGGGGTTACAGTGGAACCCAGTGTTAGATGTATTTTCCTATTCAGTAAAACCAATCGCGCGTGAGTGCACCAAAAGAGTTATCTTGTCCGAAATAGCCAAGATTTATGATCCATTAGGGTTTGTAGCTCCAGTTGTATTAGTTGCCAAGTGCCTTATTCAGCGTCTTTGGATTCAAGGCGTTGGATGGGATGAAGTTCCTACTTCAGATGTCGTTAACCAATGGCAAGTGTATGTCTCCCAACTTCCTTTATTATCCTCATTTGCGATTCCACGTCACGTAACTATTTCTGATGCTGTTTGCACTGAATTACATGGTTATTGTGATGCATCTTTGTTAGTCTATGGTGGTGTCTTATACATGAGACAAATTGATTCTGAAGGTAACGTACATGTAAATTTACTATGCGCAAAAAGTAAGGTGTGTCCTTTAAAGGTTCTATCCGTTCCCCGATTGGAGACATGTGCAGCCTTGCTTCTTTCCAATTTGATGCATTTTGTGATTACCAATTCtcccattaaatttgacagaatCTATGCTTGGTCTGACTCCAGTGTAGCCTTGTATTGGATTAAAAGTCATCCTTCCCGGCTTAAGACTTTTGTAGCCAATCGTGTTCAGCAGATCCAAGATAGAATTCCTCCCAATAGGTGGTTTCACATCAGTGGTGTAGGAAACCCTGCTGATTGCCTTTCTCGTAGTTTGTTGCCCAAGCAATTGCTTGACCATCCGTTATGGTTCAATGGCCCCCCATGGTTAAAGTTGTCTCACGAACTCTGGCCAACCCCTTTAGAGTTCGATCCAAAGGATAATCCGATTGCGCTTCAAGAAGAACGCAAAGTTACTTGTAATTTAACCATACCAGAAAATTCATGTGTTGTAATTAGGCTGCTTGAGCGGTTTTCTTCCTTAAAAACTGTTCAACACATCGTAGCATATTGTATACGGTTCCGGGATAAAGGTCTAAAGAAAAGATCACTTCCCTTATCCCAAAGTTTAAGTGCTGATGAGATATATCAAGCTACTTGTATCATTGTTAAATCTGTCCAAGACAAAGTCTTTGTTGAGGaaattaaatgcctaaaaaCCAATTTAGCTACCCCTAAACCCTTTAGAAAACTTGCCCCGTTTTTGGACTCCCATGGAGTCGTCAGGGTGGGCGGACGTCTGCGCCATTCTGATTTACCATTTGATGCCAAGCATCCTATGCTTCTTCCCAGAGATCATCGATTGACCTCgttaattattgaaatgtttcATAAAGATCATGGCCATCCTGGTCCCCGTCTTTTACAATATCTTTTAAGACAGCAATTTTGGATCTTATCTATTGGTAGAGCCGTAAATTCTGTCCTATCCCAATGTTTTAGATGTCATAGAGTGAAACCAATTCCGTTTTCCCCCTTCATGAGTGATATACCCAAAGTTCGTATTTCCCAAGTTAAACCATTTTCACAGTGTGGAGTGGATTATATGGGCCCCATACCACTTACCATGTCTAGGCGTAGAGGTGTTCAAAGCCAAAAGGGCTATATATGTCTGTTTGTGTGCATGGTTACCAAAGCCCTACACCTTGAAGTAGCGTCCGATTTGTCCTCTGAATGCTTTTTAGCGGCATTTAGACGCTTTGTTTCACGTCGTGGCAGATGCTCTGATATGTACAGTGACCAAGGCACCAATTTTGTAGGTGCTTCCCGAATGCTTTTGTCCTATCTGCAGGGTTCGGCAGAAACGTTGCATATTCAATGGCACTTTAATCCGCCTTCCGCACCACACTTCGGAGGCCTGTGGGAGGCAGGTGTTAAATCGGTTAAAGCGCATCTTGCGAGAGTGATAGGTCAACAAGTATTATCCTTTGAGGAAATGTCCACTGTTTTGGCGCAATGTGAAGCCATTTTGAATTCCAGACCACTCTGTGAGATGAGTCCCAACCCCAATGATTTAGAGTGTCTGACTCCTGGTCATTTCCTGACCATGGAAGCTCTTACCGCTCCTCCTGATGAGGCACTAATCGATATCCCTTTTCATCGACTGAAACGTTGGCAATTGATTCAGCAATTGCACCAAAGCTTCTGGAAACGTTGGTCTTTGGAATACCTAAATCGATTGCAACAACGCAATAAATGGACTCTCCCTGACCGTTGTCCAAAAGTTAGCTCTCTTGTCGTAATCAAAGACAA
- the LOC126734547 gene encoding probable 2-oxoglutarate dehydrogenase E1 component DHKTD1 homolog, mitochondrial isoform X1, with product MYVQLCRLRCKNVLKKCGFVRFYQSDNVFGYKKPSKTTFNISEKWLENRQKSSNLYRLVTAYRQHGHKLANVDPISLLDDISHNSEGTELNIARYGFTDPSEQIDLPAGIVNMPKDKVSISELVEFLSQTYCNYTSIEYQYIENEEEREWLSQEYEHLSTQELEKNVKITLAKELLRSEEFDHFMAKKFASVKRYGGEGAESMMGFFREIFELAAKDTLQHIVLAMPHRGRLNLLTGLLNYPPAQIFNKLRGNPDFPDDYVCSGDVLSHIISSTNLSYEDSKSVHVSVLYNPSHLEAVNPVSMGKTRAKQLGVKDGAYNISSNLSDKVLNIQVHGDAALIGQGVNQESLELMTTPHFEVGGTVHFVVNNQLGFTTPGQRGRSSRYCTDLAKIVEAPVVHVNGDHPEAVLKATRLAFNYQRRFRKDVFIDMNCFRRWGHNEMDDPTFTNPATYAIIHQKRSVPDSYSQQLIDEGILTHQQCQDIRGEHFDWLNEELGQSENWLPKDVYFKSQWTGFGQAPAAVTVWDTGIDVDLMTFIGEKSVKYPESFKIHPTVQRGHVKNRLARIGEGLKVDWSTAEALAIGSLLFEGYNVRISGQDVGRGTFSQRHAMLVDQDSNSIYIPLNHLHGEQKGFLEVANSILSEEAVLGFEYGMSIENPNNLIVWEAQFGDFFNGAQIIFDTFISTGEAKWIYQSGLTVLLPHGYDGAGPEHSSSKLERFLQMTDSKEDGVDGDDVNMQVCQPSTPAQYFHLLRRQMVRNYRKPLIVITPKTLLRAPECVSTFGDMTKGSHFRPVLGDPIVDPLRAKRVLLTSGKHFYSLVRERQTIGANDAAIVRVESFCPFPTQELTQELSNYKNAKKFIWCQEEPQNMGAWTFFKRRFENLVGKPVMYCGRPTAAAPAAGVAKLHKQQETEILTKPFVL from the exons tTTCAGAAAAATGGTTAGAAAACCGTCAAAAATCCAGCAATTTATACAGACTGGTAACGGCTTATAGGCAACATGGACACAAACTGGCCAACGTCGATCCGATTTCATTACTCGATGACATTTCCCATAA tagtGAGGGGACTGAATTAAATATCGCTCGATACGGTTTCACCGATCCAAGTGAACAAATCGATTTGCCGGCAGGTATTGTTAACATGCCAAAGGATAAAGTATCGATAAGCGAGTTAGTCGAATTCCTGAGCCAAACTTATTGTAACTACACTAGTATAGAGTATCAGTATATAGAG AATGAGGAAGAGCGCGAGTGGTTATCACAAGAATACGAGCACCTGTCAAcacaagaattggaaaaaaacgtgaaaatcACGCTGGCCAAGGAGCTGCTCAGGTCCGAAGAGTTCGACCATTTTATGGCCAAAAAGTTTGCCAGTGTTAAACGTTATGGGGGAGAGGGCGCGGAGAGCATGATGGGGTTTTTTAGGGAAATATTCGAGTTGGCCGCGAAGG ACACGTTGCAGCACATTGTATTGGCGATGCCGCATAGGGGACGCCTCAATCTGCTTACGGGACTGCTCAACTACCCTCCGGCccaaatatttaacaaactaAGGGGCAATCCGGATTTCCCGGACGACTACGTTTGTTCCGGTGACGTGCTTAGCCATATTA ttTCTTCCACAAACTTGTCTTATGAAGACAGTAAATCAGTGCACGTGTCAGTATTATACAATCCCTCGCACTTGGAGGCCGTCAATCCAGTTTCCATGGGAAAAACCAGAGCGAAACAATTGGGAGTGAAAGATGGTGCTTACAACATCAGCTCGAATTTGAGTGATAAAGTGCTGAATATACAG GTCCACGGGGACGCAGCCCTAATAGGCCAAGGCGTCAACCAAGAGTCCCTAGAACTGATGACGACGCCGCACTTTGAGGTGGGCGGTACCGTCCATTTTGTCGTCAATAATCAACTGGGGTTCACCACGCCCGGCCAAAGAGGTCGCTCCTCTCGTTACTGTACCGATTTGGCGAAAATCGTTGAGGCACCGGTCGTTCACGTCAACGGAGACCACCCCGAG GCAGTGCTGAAAGCCACCAGGTTGGCCTTCAACTATCAAAGGAGGTTCAGGAAGGACGTTTTTATCGATATGAACTGCTTTAGGAGGTGGGGCCATAACGAGATGGACGATCCTACTTTTACCAATCCGGCCACCTATGCTATTATCCATCAGAAAAG GTCAGTTCCCGACTCGTATTCTCAACAACTGATCGACGAGGGCATCCTCACGCATCAACAGTGCCAAGATATACGGGGCGAGCATTTCGATTGGCTTAACGAAGAGCTTGGGCAGTCCGAAAACTGGCTCCCAAAG GACGTCTATTTTAAATCCCAATGGACGGGATTCGGTCAGGCCCCGGCGGCTGTGACCGTCTGGGATACGGGAATCGACGTGGACCTGATGACGTTCATCGGAGAGAAATCCGTAAAGTATCCGGAAAGTTTC aaaatccatCCGACGGTTCAAAGGGGTCACGTGAAAAACCGTTTGGCGCGAATCGGCGAGGGGTTGAAAGTTGATTGGTCGACCGCCGAGGCTCTGGCAATCGGTTCGCTCCTGTTCGAAG GTTATAACGTTCGAATCAGCGGACAGGACGTGGGACGTGGCACGTTCTCCCAGCGACACGCCATGCTGGTCGACCAAGATAGCAACAGTATTTACATTCCTCTTAATCACCTCCATGGGGAGCAAAAGGGGTTCTTGGAGGTGGCCAACAGTATTTTATCGGAGGAGGCCGTGCTGGGTTTCGAATACGGGATGAGCATCGAGAATCCGAACAATTTGATCGTGTGGGAGGCCCAATTTGGGGATTTTTTCAACGGGGCCCAGATCATTTTCGATACGTTCATTAGCACCGGAGAAG CGAAATGGATTTACCAAAGTGGTTTGACGGTTTTATTGCCGCACGGTTACGACGGCGCGGGTCCGGAGCACAGCTCCTCCAAACTGGAAAGATTCCTCCAGATGACCGACTCGAAAGAAGACGGCGTCGACGGTGATGACGTCAACATGCAGGTGTGCCAACCGAGTACACCCGCACAGTACTTTCATTTGTTACGCCGACAA ATGGTGAGGAACTACAGGAAACCGTTGATCGTGATTACGCCGAAAACGCTCTTGAGAGCCCCGGAGTGCGTTTCTACGTTCGGCGATATGACTAAAGGGAGCCATTTTAGGCCAGTTTTAG GTGATCCAATTGTGGATCCCTTAAGGGCCAAACGGGTCCTACTTACTTCCGGCAAACACTTTTACTCCCTAGTGAGGGAAAGGCAGACTATTGGGGCAAACGATGCGGCCATAGTAAGGGTCGAATCGTTCTGCCCTTTTCCCACCCAAGAACTCACGCAAGAGCTGTCCAACTATAAAAATGCCAAAA aattcatTTGGTGCCAAGAAGAACCGCAAAATATGGGGGCGTGGACGTTCTTCAAAAGACGCTTCGAGAATCTCGTGGGGAAACCG GTTATGTACTGTGGCCGTCCAACTGCGGCTGCGCCGGCCGCGGGCGTGGCCAAACTGCACAAGCAACAGGAAACGGAAATACTCACCAAACCGtttgttttgtaa